Proteins found in one Syntrophales bacterium genomic segment:
- a CDS encoding MBL fold metallo-hydrolase, with protein sequence MVLKQMQVSPMVVFAYLLGDKQSGEALVIDPAANIPSIVEEARRHGLTIKYIVNTHGHVDHIAGNAEMKEATGADIIIHEDDAGMLTGTPPTMLRMFGASPSPPADRTVRHGDTIEAGSLSLKVIHVPGHSPGGMALYMPGYVFTGDTLFVEAVGRSDLPGGSWPVMLQSIRERLLTLPDDTLVLPGHNYGRRPTSTIGHEKANNPFLR encoded by the coding sequence ATGGTACTGAAACAGATGCAGGTGAGCCCCATGGTGGTTTTCGCCTATCTCCTGGGTGACAAACAGAGCGGTGAAGCGCTTGTCATCGATCCGGCGGCGAACATTCCATCCATCGTCGAGGAAGCGAGGCGTCACGGTCTGACCATCAAGTATATTGTCAATACCCACGGGCACGTGGACCATATCGCCGGTAACGCGGAGATGAAGGAAGCGACCGGAGCCGACATAATTATTCACGAGGATGACGCCGGGATGCTTACGGGGACGCCCCCGACAATGCTGAGGATGTTCGGTGCCTCGCCCTCACCTCCGGCGGATCGCACCGTCCGTCACGGCGACACCATAGAGGCAGGATCACTGTCATTGAAGGTGATCCACGTTCCCGGTCACTCTCCGGGAGGAATGGCCCTTTACATGCCGGGGTACGTATTTACCGGGGACACGCTGTTCGTAGAGGCCGTGGGACGGTCCGATCTTCCGGGCGGATCCTGGCCGGTCATGCTCCAGTCTATACGGGAAAGGTTGCTGACTCTTCCCGATGATACCCTGGTGCTGCCGGGCCACAACTATGGAAGGAGACCCACATCCACTATAGGGCACGAGAAAGCCAACAATCCCTTTTTGCGCTGA
- the rsmB gene encoding 16S rRNA (cytosine(967)-C(5))-methyltransferase RsmB: protein MRVFDPRRTAVDVLTRVDEDRSFLEPLLADRLSRATTAGEQDRALFTELAYGTLRLRNRLDWALEMHYRGDPAAMEGGLRTIIRVALYQLLCMDRVPDHAAVNEAVKLAKRRFPGRHGLVNALLRTIIRRRDEGRLFPAGGRDTPEFLSRYHSHPLWLVEYWIDRYGFRETRDLCEANNRTPPLTFRVNRLVTDPSGAIHSLAREGITAGRTRWSSDGLMVERRKGPSRDLESVRRGYVQAQDEASQLVSFLVGPRPGERVLDLCSGAGIKSCHLAALMNNHGAITAVDINEARLEQAGELAGLAGVTIIERIAADGREMPGPAYREQFDRILLDAPCTGLGTVRRKPEIKWFAAPGDSLDCAGLQGELLRACPAYLRPGGVLVYATCTMRSAENEKVIESFLRENNEFRLVRPPKTIDVGMIDGEGYFRTAPHRHGTDGFFGAVMVKGGSSSTFHEGFRRQNN, encoded by the coding sequence ATGAGGGTTTTCGATCCCCGGAGAACTGCCGTGGATGTCCTGACGAGGGTTGATGAGGATCGGTCGTTTCTCGAGCCGCTCCTGGCCGACCGGCTGTCCCGGGCGACTACCGCGGGTGAACAGGACCGGGCGCTGTTCACGGAACTGGCCTATGGAACGCTCCGCCTCCGGAATCGCCTGGACTGGGCTCTGGAGATGCACTACCGGGGTGATCCGGCGGCCATGGAAGGAGGTCTCAGAACTATTATACGGGTCGCCCTGTACCAACTGCTCTGCATGGACCGTGTCCCGGACCACGCGGCGGTCAACGAGGCAGTGAAGCTTGCCAAGAGGCGCTTTCCCGGACGGCATGGGCTGGTGAACGCCCTGTTGAGAACTATCATTCGACGCCGTGACGAGGGACGTCTCTTTCCCGCCGGGGGGCGTGACACCCCCGAATTCCTGTCGCGGTACCACTCCCACCCCCTGTGGCTCGTGGAGTACTGGATAGACCGGTACGGTTTCCGGGAGACCCGCGATCTCTGTGAGGCCAACAACAGAACGCCCCCCCTCACGTTCCGGGTGAACCGTCTTGTGACGGACCCTTCCGGGGCGATCCATTCCCTTGCCCGGGAAGGGATCACCGCCGGTCGAACCCGGTGGTCCTCCGACGGGCTGATGGTCGAGCGCAGGAAAGGACCGTCACGAGATCTCGAGTCTGTTCGGCGGGGTTACGTGCAGGCCCAGGACGAGGCCTCACAACTGGTGTCCTTTCTGGTCGGGCCCCGTCCAGGCGAGCGCGTTCTCGATCTCTGTTCAGGTGCCGGTATCAAGTCCTGCCATCTCGCGGCACTGATGAACAACCATGGAGCCATCACGGCCGTTGACATCAACGAGGCCAGGCTGGAGCAGGCCGGCGAACTGGCGGGGCTCGCCGGTGTGACCATCATCGAAAGGATTGCCGCCGACGGGCGGGAAATGCCCGGTCCGGCCTACCGGGAACAATTTGACAGGATTCTGCTTGACGCCCCCTGTACAGGATTGGGGACGGTCCGGCGGAAACCGGAAATAAAGTGGTTCGCCGCCCCCGGAGACAGCCTTGACTGTGCAGGGCTCCAGGGGGAACTCCTGCGAGCCTGCCCGGCATACCTGAGGCCCGGGGGTGTTCTGGTGTATGCCACCTGTACCATGCGGTCAGCCGAAAATGAAAAGGTCATCGAAAGTTTCTTGCGCGAGAACAATGAATTCCGGCTTGTGAGACCCCCGAAAACCATCGATGTCGGCATGATCGACGGTGAAGGGTATTTCAGAACGGCACCGCATCGTCACGGGACGGACGGGTTTTTCGGTGCCGTCATGGTTAAGGGCGGTTCGTCATCGACGTTCCATGAGGGGTTCCGACGGCAAAACAATTGA
- the dnaJ gene encoding molecular chaperone DnaJ, which translates to MREDYYTILGVDRNASDDEIKRNYRKLALKYHPDRNPGDLEAEENFKKAAEAYEVLRDQEKRAIYDRYGHEGLNGTGFRGFSGFDDIFSSFGDIFEDVFGFRGRRTQSRTAPRPGADLRYDMSISFMDAVSGVTTDIDIQRLENCPGCSGHGTAPGTEPALCPTCRGVGQVTRSSGFFSVSSTCPQCRGAGRVIENPCRECRGAGKVEVTKKVQVRIPPGVETGVRLRLRGEGEEGIFGGPRGDLYVFIHAEPHDYFRREGDTLYCEVPVPMTLAALGGEVDVPTLDGVEKIKIPRGTQHGRLFRLKGRGVPHLRGSGRGDQVIQVAVEVPTDLSKKEEKLLKEFMKLREGR; encoded by the coding sequence ATGAGAGAAGACTACTACACAATCCTCGGTGTCGACAGAAACGCGTCAGACGACGAAATCAAGAGGAACTACCGGAAACTGGCTCTGAAGTATCATCCGGACCGGAACCCGGGAGATCTTGAAGCGGAGGAGAATTTCAAGAAAGCCGCCGAGGCCTATGAAGTCCTTCGGGACCAGGAGAAGCGGGCCATTTATGACCGGTACGGCCATGAAGGTCTCAACGGAACGGGATTCAGGGGATTTTCCGGCTTCGACGATATATTTTCCAGCTTCGGCGATATATTCGAAGATGTTTTCGGGTTCAGGGGGCGCAGGACCCAGTCGAGAACGGCCCCCCGGCCCGGAGCGGACCTTCGCTACGATATGTCCATTTCCTTCATGGATGCCGTTTCGGGCGTCACCACCGACATAGATATTCAACGGCTCGAGAACTGTCCCGGGTGCAGCGGTCATGGAACGGCTCCCGGAACGGAACCGGCACTCTGTCCAACCTGCCGCGGCGTGGGACAGGTGACGCGATCGAGCGGCTTTTTCAGCGTCAGTTCAACCTGCCCCCAGTGTCGCGGCGCGGGGAGGGTCATCGAGAATCCCTGCCGGGAATGCCGGGGCGCCGGGAAGGTCGAAGTCACCAAGAAGGTGCAGGTGAGAATTCCTCCGGGAGTGGAAACGGGCGTCCGCCTCCGTCTTCGCGGAGAAGGAGAGGAGGGGATCTTCGGCGGTCCCCGAGGCGATCTTTATGTCTTTATACACGCCGAACCCCACGACTATTTTCGCCGGGAAGGCGATACCCTTTACTGTGAAGTTCCCGTTCCCATGACCTTGGCGGCCCTTGGAGGCGAAGTGGACGTACCCACCCTCGATGGCGTCGAAAAGATCAAGATCCCCCGGGGAACACAGCACGGACGCCTCTTCCGCCTGAAAGGCAGGGGGGTTCCCCACCTCCGCGGCTCCGGG